One stretch of Astatotilapia calliptera chromosome 3, fAstCal1.2, whole genome shotgun sequence DNA includes these proteins:
- the LOC113011498 gene encoding cadherin-1-like: MATALFAVFGALIVVFQVSALERANRPTCVPGFESELLVFRVSREHLRPGMRLGKVGFTDCTERTVILFSTDDSHFTVKADGTLTVNREVVLHKGHQNFFIHSWDSHGHKTTVPVSVVHPEHHHVAHTNFNIQHHSTEMDSINNTENATEPQVPILQFPKSGGGLRRRKRAWLIPPLNVPENKRGTYPLKVVWIRSSDDKLKKIFYSITGPGADLHPVNRFTMDRETGNLYVTQPLDREETARYLFEAHAVDDGAGQAEDPMEIKVNVIDQNDNKPYFTTDYKENVAEATAIGTEVVKVEAKDDDEPGTDNSELRYRILNQDPPLPTDNMFEINPVTGSIRVTGSGLDREKYPQYTLTVQAADLAGEGLSGQTKVILTVTDSNDNAPVFTQKSYTATVDENKKDVVVVRMIVTDEDEPQTPAWNAKFKIVSGDPDGLFTVKTGTNKQEGILSTAKELDFERASKHTLLVSVENEIPFAPGVSVVTSTATVVVNVRDVNEAPIFDPKEILVVKPEDLAVDEVVVQYTASDPDTARKQTVSYKILIDPAGWLNVDKDTGLIKVYTSMDREGIFVTNYRYTATIGAYDNGRSRTLWCSSQQPAPYPWNTWSHPADLVALLLLVLLVTKQRKREKKEPLLLDDGVRDNVYYYDEEGGGEDDQ, translated from the exons ATGGCGACCGCGTTGTTCGCGGTTTTTGGTGCTTTAATCGTCGTTTTCCAG GTGTCAGCACTAGAGAGAGCTAACAGGCCAACATGTGTGCCTGGATTTGAGTCAGAGCTGCTGGTTTTCAGAGTGTCCAGGGAACATCTGAGGCCGGGCATGAGGCTGGGCAAAG TGGGCTTCACTGACTGCACAGAGCGCACAGTAATTCTTTTCAGCACTGATGACAGTCACTTTACTGTAAAGGCAGATGGTACATTAACG GTAAACAGAGAGGTTGTTCTTCATAAAGGACACCAGAACTTCTTCATCCACTCCTGGGACTCTCATGGTCACAAAACAACAGTTCCAGTCAGTGTCGTTCACCCTGAGCACCACCATGTAGCCCACACAAACTTCAACATTCAGCATCACAGTACTGAAATGGACTCTATTAACAACACAGAG AATGCCACTGAGCCACAAGTGCCCATTCTGCAATTTCCCAAGTCTGGTGGAgggctgaggaggaggaaaagggcCTGGCTTATTCCTCCACTCAATGTTCCTGAGAATAAGAGAGGAACGTATCCCCTGAAAGTAGTTTGG aTCCGCTCTAGTGACGATAAATTAAAGAAGATCTTTTACAGCATCACTGGTCCTGGAGCTGATCTGCATCCTGTTAATCGTTTCACAATGGACAGAGAGACGGGCAATCTGTATGTAACACAGCCACTCGACAGAGAGGAAACAGCTCGTTACCTG TTTGAAGCACATGCTGTGGATGACGGAGCAGGACAAGCTGAGGATCCTATGGAGATTAAAGTCAATGTGATCGACCAGAACGACAACAAACCTTATTTTACGACAGACTACAAAGAAAATGTTGCTGAGGCCACGGCCATCG GGACGGAGGTGGTTAAGGTTGAGGCCAAAGATGACGATGAGCCAGGGACTGACAACTCAGAGCTCCGCTATCGTATTCTGAATCAGGACCCACCGCTGCCCACTGACAACATGTTTGAAATCAACCCAGTTACTGGAAGCATCAGAGTCACTGGTAGCGGATTAGACAGAGAG AAATATCCACAGTACACTCTGACAGTACAAGCAGCAGATCTGGCGGGAGAAGGGTTAAGTGGACAAACCAAAGTCATCCTCACGGTGACGGACAGCAATGACAACGCTCCAGTCTTCACTCAGAAATCT TATACTGCAACAgttgatgaaaacaaaaaggatgTTGTGGTGGTTAGGATGATAGTAACAGATGAGGATGAACCACAAACTCCAGCCTGGAACGCCAAGTTCAAGATCGTCAGTGGTGATCCTGATGGACTTTTCACAGTAAAAACGGGAACTAACAAACAGGAAGGAATCCTTTCTACTGCAAAG GAGCTGGACTTCGAGAGGGCCAGCAAGCACACTCTGTTGGTTTCAGTGGAGAATGAGATTCCTTTTGCTCCTGGTGTTTCTGTGGTCACTTCTACCGCCACAGTGGTGGTGAATGTGAGAGATGTGAATGAAGCTCCAATATTTGATCCAAAGGAGATTCTTGTGGTAAAACCAGAGGACCTTGCTGTGGATGAAGTCGTGGTGCAGTACACTGCTTCAGACCCAGACACTGCACGCAAGCAGACAGTCTC GTACAAAATATTGATTGACCCAGCAGGCTGGCTGAACGTGGACAAGGACACAGGTCTTATTAAAGTGTACACGTCCATGGACAGAGAGGGTATCTTCGTCACAAACTACAGATACACTGCAACCATTGGTGCCTATGATAATGGTAGGTCCAGGACGCTATGGTGCAGCTCCCAGCAACCTGCCCCTTATCCTTGGAATACTTGGAGCCATCCTGCT GATTTGGTTG CGCTGTTGCTGCTAGTGCTGCTGGTtacaaaacagaggaaaagggagaaaaaggagccaCTCCTGCTGGATGATGGTGTCAGAGACAACGTCTATTACTATGATGAAGAAGGAGGTGGCGAGGATGATCAG TGA